The following proteins come from a genomic window of Vallitaleaceae bacterium 9-2:
- a CDS encoding HDIG domain-containing protein, producing the protein MDITREKAWELLTTYTKTQALQQHALAVEAVMRHFAEKEGEDVEKWGIIGLLHDLDYEQYPEQHCEKVIEILTEHGYPQEYIHAICSHGYGICSKVKPEHTMEKILYTIDELTGLINATCLMRPSKSVLDLKLKSVKKKFKTASFASGVNREVILNGCDVLGVELDDIIQETIAGMQKEAEAIGLKGTL; encoded by the coding sequence GTGGATATAACAAGAGAAAAAGCATGGGAACTGTTAACAACATATACAAAGACACAAGCGTTGCAACAGCATGCCTTAGCTGTTGAGGCTGTTATGCGTCATTTTGCAGAAAAAGAAGGAGAAGATGTAGAAAAATGGGGAATTATCGGATTGTTGCATGACTTGGATTATGAACAATATCCAGAGCAACATTGTGAAAAAGTCATTGAAATTCTCACGGAACATGGGTATCCGCAAGAGTATATTCATGCAATATGCAGTCATGGGTATGGTATATGCTCTAAAGTGAAGCCAGAACATACAATGGAAAAAATCTTGTACACAATAGACGAGTTGACCGGGTTGATTAACGCGACTTGCCTCATGCGTCCTTCAAAAAGTGTTCTTGATTTAAAATTAAAGTCTGTCAAGAAAAAATTTAAGACAGCTTCATTTGCATCTGGGGTAAATCGTGAGGTTATTCTCAACGGATGTGACGTGTTAGGTGTAGAGCTCGATGATATTATCCAAGAAACCATTGCCGGTATGCAAAAAGAAGCTGAAGCGATTGGCTTAAAAGGAACGTTATAG
- a CDS encoding response regulator → MESKNVITHIQDNEAKKKVLDVFDELNLLDLSIDDYEEFFHALIHIKPYLFMVEINSLEDPYIKVIQIIKKSVLTRSTPIVVLSKAKDEALYQELSKLDLMGIIQAPFHKGVMHIEIRNALNMLKNQRLLDNTQDLQAVQSVMISSLASLTEYRDPETGEHIKRTQNYVKALAITLKRQGFFVDELTPENIEAIYMSVPLHDIGKIGIRDEILLKPGRLTEEEYEEMKRHTTLGYEAINKVGSKLKNNDFLNYAAEVAYTHHERYDGTGYPRGLKGEEIPLVGRLMAVADVYDALVSERIYKVAMTHDEAMDIIITERGTHFDPCIVDCAVGLERTFRNIAQTYSDTEPDDNRHHLLERIHRQGHLNRILIVEDSRIVRRVMENQFLSLGINVDVAIDGREGLDKIVHNSYDLVLLDIELPKLNGYEMVEAVKKRQELPVIIAMTATDYSVTLHEIKAMGIAGLILKPVDLERLGTKYAEILRKTKSRQLLNEDGR, encoded by the coding sequence ATGGAAAGTAAAAATGTTATAACACATATTCAAGACAATGAAGCCAAGAAGAAAGTGCTTGACGTTTTTGATGAGCTGAATCTGCTGGATCTAAGTATTGATGACTATGAAGAATTTTTTCATGCATTAATCCACATAAAGCCCTATTTGTTTATGGTTGAGATTAATTCACTTGAAGATCCATATATTAAAGTCATTCAAATCATAAAAAAATCCGTGCTTACACGTTCGACACCAATTGTTGTACTTAGTAAAGCAAAAGATGAAGCGCTTTATCAAGAGCTAAGTAAGCTGGATTTGATGGGGATTATTCAAGCTCCTTTTCATAAAGGGGTTATGCATATTGAGATTCGTAATGCGCTTAATATGCTTAAAAATCAAAGATTGCTGGATAATACCCAGGACTTACAGGCGGTTCAGTCGGTGATGATCTCTAGCTTAGCTTCCTTAACAGAATATAGAGACCCTGAAACCGGTGAACATATCAAACGTACACAAAATTATGTCAAAGCGTTGGCGATTACCTTAAAGCGTCAAGGTTTTTTTGTCGATGAATTGACACCGGAAAATATAGAAGCCATCTATATGTCGGTTCCGCTACATGATATTGGAAAAATTGGAATACGGGATGAGATTTTACTTAAACCCGGACGACTGACAGAAGAAGAATATGAAGAGATGAAGCGTCATACCACACTTGGATATGAGGCAATTAATAAAGTTGGCAGTAAACTAAAAAATAATGACTTTTTAAACTATGCGGCCGAAGTTGCTTATACCCATCATGAGCGTTATGACGGAACCGGCTACCCTAGAGGGCTTAAAGGAGAAGAGATTCCTCTTGTAGGGCGACTGATGGCAGTAGCAGATGTATATGATGCGCTGGTTTCAGAACGTATATATAAGGTGGCCATGACGCATGATGAAGCGATGGATATTATTATTACTGAGCGAGGAACGCACTTTGATCCATGTATTGTTGATTGCGCCGTCGGTCTTGAACGTACATTTAGAAATATAGCGCAGACATATTCAGATACAGAACCTGATGATAATCGGCACCATCTATTAGAACGGATACATCGACAGGGACACTTAAATCGAATACTGATTGTTGAAGATAGTCGGATTGTACGCCGAGTTATGGAAAACCAGTTTTTATCGTTGGGGATTAATGTTGATGTTGCCATTGATGGTCGTGAAGGACTTGATAAGATTGTGCATAATTCTTACGATTTAGTGCTTTTAGATATTGAATTACCCAAGTTAAATGGTTATGAGATGGTCGAAGCGGTTAAAAAGCGTCAAGAACTTCCTGTCATTATTGCGATGACAGCAACAGATTATAGTGTGACACTGCATGAAATCAAAGCGATGGGAATAGCTGGATTAATACTTAAACCAGTTGATTTGGAACGCTTAGGAACGAAGTACGCAGAGATTCTTCGCAAAACAAAATCAAGACAGCTGCTAAATGAGGATGGACGATAA
- a CDS encoding autoinducer 2 ABC transporter substrate-binding protein produces the protein MKGKKRLKYAVIYILLLLFVITGCKERSIDEPRTSDTIRIGMIPKVSGISYFDQCAEGAKEVADQYGMELIYRGPSSADAASQVNIVQDMIYDGVDVIAIAPVDPDAVKVVLEEAREQGIIVVTFDADSVRDSRDVFVNQVSAKDLAIHIIDEAVKLVGEEGNYAILTASMTADNQNTWIHWMQEYQAKQYPKLNLLTIIPTDEDQQKAYAHTRNLIQAYPELDGIIAMSTEAGPGAAQAMKVLGTKDEVKLYALALPNDMRSYLKEGSVHLVTLWNPYHLGRLTVEVIHTLIEGQQIKDGASYGEIGPVDYIEADRTVIMGEPLDFNADNVDDYDF, from the coding sequence ATGAAAGGCAAAAAAAGGTTGAAGTATGCAGTGATATATATTCTTTTGCTTTTGTTTGTGATTACAGGGTGTAAAGAGCGTTCCATAGATGAGCCAAGAACGTCAGATACAATCCGTATCGGTATGATTCCCAAGGTTAGCGGCATCTCTTATTTTGATCAATGCGCCGAAGGGGCCAAAGAAGTTGCTGATCAATATGGGATGGAGCTGATTTATCGAGGGCCTTCTTCAGCAGACGCTGCGTCTCAAGTCAACATTGTTCAAGATATGATTTATGATGGAGTGGATGTCATCGCCATTGCACCGGTAGACCCGGATGCGGTAAAAGTTGTTCTAGAAGAAGCTAGGGAGCAGGGCATTATTGTTGTTACGTTTGACGCGGATTCAGTCCGTGATAGTAGGGATGTCTTTGTCAATCAGGTCTCGGCAAAAGATTTGGCAATCCATATTATCGATGAAGCGGTCAAGCTTGTGGGAGAAGAAGGCAATTATGCTATATTGACAGCATCAATGACTGCAGACAACCAAAATACATGGATTCATTGGATGCAAGAATATCAAGCGAAGCAATACCCGAAGTTAAATTTACTGACGATTATCCCAACGGATGAAGATCAGCAAAAAGCTTATGCCCACACGAGAAATCTCATTCAAGCCTATCCGGAACTAGATGGTATTATAGCGATGTCGACAGAAGCCGGACCGGGAGCGGCTCAGGCAATGAAAGTACTAGGGACAAAAGATGAAGTGAAGCTTTATGCATTAGCACTTCCAAATGATATGCGCAGCTATCTTAAGGAAGGGTCGGTACATCTAGTGACCTTGTGGAATCCATATCATTTAGGTCGTCTAACTGTCGAAGTCATTCATACATTAATAGAAGGTCAACAGATCAAAGATGGAGCATCGTATGGTGAGATTGGACCAGTAGACTATATTGAAGCAGATAGGACGGTGATTATGGGGGAACCGTTAGACTTTAACGCAGACAATGTAGATGATTATGACTTTTAA
- a CDS encoding TDT family transporter yields MRRFLEKVPYPIAGLMLAYAALGNLLAKPIGSNAKLVCAILASFILVVLILKMIILPNSIKKAFGILPVASVMATLPMGMMLLSVYAKPYVGIVAMVLWALGLTLNIGIIIAFSIKYLVPWNIKNVYASYFVTYVGIVCASVTAKAFHMDVVGVGAFIFGLVSYGILIPIVFWRYIKYPIQKEPLKPLIIIFAAPANLLVVGYVQLGLQWSNMLLTVLWCIGILTTLFAWVQLLRLYRLKFYPSYSAYTFPLVIGATSTMQYFNYISRAQTGLEWIGYIGKIQMAVCTFAVFYVTLRYAAALFFTRAVEPEVMDARPAR; encoded by the coding sequence ATGAGAAGATTCTTAGAAAAAGTGCCGTATCCAATTGCAGGATTGATGCTGGCATATGCGGCGCTTGGAAATCTACTGGCAAAGCCCATTGGCTCAAATGCAAAGCTTGTGTGTGCAATACTTGCAAGCTTTATTCTTGTTGTTCTTATTCTTAAGATGATTATTCTACCCAATTCAATCAAAAAAGCATTCGGGATACTTCCGGTGGCAAGTGTTATGGCAACGTTGCCAATGGGGATGATGCTACTTTCGGTTTATGCAAAACCCTATGTAGGAATTGTTGCCATGGTGCTATGGGCGCTGGGGCTAACGTTAAATATTGGTATCATCATCGCCTTTTCAATAAAATACCTTGTTCCCTGGAATATTAAAAATGTATATGCAAGTTATTTTGTAACTTATGTGGGTATCGTGTGTGCCAGTGTAACAGCAAAAGCATTTCATATGGACGTTGTTGGTGTTGGTGCCTTTATTTTTGGACTAGTAAGCTATGGCATATTAATTCCGATAGTTTTTTGGCGCTATATAAAATACCCGATACAAAAAGAACCTTTAAAGCCTTTGATTATTATCTTTGCAGCGCCTGCAAATCTATTAGTTGTCGGCTATGTACAATTGGGGCTTCAATGGTCAAACATGCTATTGACTGTTTTGTGGTGCATTGGTATTTTAACCACGCTCTTTGCATGGGTACAATTGCTTCGATTATATCGATTGAAGTTCTATCCAAGTTACTCCGCATATACATTTCCTTTAGTTATCGGTGCGACATCAACGATGCAGTATTTTAACTATATAAGTAGAGCACAAACCGGTCTTGAGTGGATTGGATATATAGGGAAGATACAAATGGCAGTGTGTACTTTTGCAGTTTTTTATGTAACGCTTCGATATGCAGCTGCATTGTTTTTTACGCGAGCAGTAGAGCCAGAAGTAATGGATGCAAGACCTGCTAGATAA
- a CDS encoding diguanylate cyclase produces MKQKTQSVIKTLNISYLILSISTLIIVSSVLIFAWTTSNNQLIDTLQHEAQSNLLEEVEEVLTSPVHIIKFGQTLLNTEAIDITDSAQRDPYFVSALDIAPDHIYSYSMGTPDGYYYGARRGENGSIEIMLADESTDFHSIYYGIDTTYNRGEKILTNPVFDPRSRPWYTEALNQNNSSLVFSPIYKHFVMDDLALSISAPVFDDAHNLLGVLGAHFTLNRLNEQMHTYATIYKGDSYIIEADSELVIANSLGLANYKMSSNYFERIPFSSLGSQEAIDALNHYKQTGEGNYVANAWPQETFLRIVPYSSYGLDWLIVIEIPTHPIIKTYYTTILVALILILILAVFSSYAWSKRNKKVLQPIIELTNITQAYSEGNHNLRVYSYQDNEFGRLAKGFNQMADTISTQMETLEEKVAKRTQALQKLNKSLLDQQNTIVYLSYHDQLTGLYNRRYFEETLKRLDNSHNLPISLVMIDMNGLKLINDAFGHAIGDSYLKKLAEIIRHHLRTSDVAARYGGDEFIIILPKTNTLEAKLVLKRLYDSIEKPDVGIVPLSISYGIKTKNMPSESIIEILNTSDETMYTKKLTESQVFRSLAIEKILNHLKEHFPLEHQHALDVQKYSIAFATYLNLDTINIEHLHHAAYMHDIGKVSFPRELVEKPMHALTPEEFDVVARHTEIGYRILNAASETQAYAEIVLEHHENWNGEGYPKGLKGTEILIEARILHIVENYVTFVNDFQSDEEDFDTTLAFLHKQKGAELDPQLVDAFINFLKQNPHA; encoded by the coding sequence ATGAAGCAAAAAACGCAATCGGTTATTAAGACATTAAATATTTCCTATTTAATTCTTTCAATTTCAACCTTGATTATTGTTAGTTCCGTCTTGATTTTTGCTTGGACAACATCTAATAATCAATTAATTGACACGCTTCAACACGAAGCACAATCCAATCTATTAGAAGAAGTCGAAGAAGTTCTAACTAGTCCTGTTCATATCATTAAATTTGGACAAACACTTTTAAATACTGAGGCTATTGATATTACGGATAGTGCACAGCGCGATCCTTATTTTGTTAGCGCTTTAGATATCGCTCCTGACCATATCTATAGTTATTCTATGGGTACACCTGACGGTTATTACTATGGAGCTCGACGCGGAGAAAACGGTTCTATCGAAATCATGTTGGCTGATGAATCAACAGATTTTCATTCCATCTATTATGGTATTGATACCACTTATAATCGCGGCGAAAAAATCCTGACCAATCCTGTGTTTGACCCTAGATCCCGCCCATGGTACACCGAGGCTTTAAATCAAAACAATTCTTCTCTTGTTTTTTCTCCTATATACAAACATTTTGTTATGGATGATTTGGCGCTATCTATTTCTGCGCCTGTCTTTGATGATGCACATAATTTATTAGGTGTCCTTGGTGCCCACTTTACCCTTAATCGTCTCAATGAACAAATGCATACCTATGCAACTATATACAAAGGTGACAGCTATATTATCGAAGCAGACTCCGAACTTGTCATCGCCAACTCTTTAGGGCTTGCCAATTATAAGATGTCTAGCAATTATTTTGAACGTATTCCTTTTTCCAGTCTAGGAAGTCAAGAAGCTATTGATGCTCTTAACCACTATAAGCAAACCGGTGAAGGCAACTATGTTGCCAACGCTTGGCCACAGGAGACTTTTTTACGCATCGTCCCCTATTCGTCTTATGGATTGGACTGGTTAATTGTCATTGAAATTCCTACCCACCCTATCATAAAGACATACTATACGACAATTTTGGTTGCTCTTATTCTTATTTTGATATTGGCTGTTTTTTCAAGCTATGCCTGGAGCAAACGCAACAAAAAAGTATTGCAACCTATTATTGAGCTTACCAATATAACCCAAGCGTACTCTGAAGGCAATCACAATCTACGCGTATACTCCTATCAGGACAATGAGTTTGGTCGTCTTGCCAAAGGGTTTAACCAGATGGCCGATACGATTAGCACTCAAATGGAAACTTTAGAAGAAAAAGTAGCGAAGCGCACTCAAGCGCTACAAAAGTTAAACAAATCTTTGCTGGACCAGCAAAATACCATCGTCTATCTAAGTTATCACGACCAATTAACCGGACTTTATAATCGTCGTTACTTTGAAGAAACACTAAAACGTTTGGACAATTCACATAATCTACCTATAAGTCTGGTCATGATTGATATGAATGGTTTAAAACTGATTAACGATGCTTTTGGACATGCTATTGGAGATAGTTATCTGAAAAAGCTTGCCGAGATTATACGCCATCATCTGCGTACAAGCGATGTCGCCGCCCGTTATGGCGGAGACGAATTCATTATTATTCTTCCAAAAACCAATACGCTCGAAGCTAAACTTGTCCTTAAGCGCCTATATGACTCCATTGAAAAACCAGATGTTGGTATTGTCCCACTGTCCATTTCCTATGGAATCAAAACGAAAAATATGCCTAGCGAATCCATTATAGAGATTTTGAATACTTCTGATGAAACCATGTACACCAAAAAATTAACAGAATCTCAGGTTTTTCGTTCGTTAGCTATAGAGAAAATATTAAACCACCTAAAAGAACACTTTCCCTTGGAGCATCAACATGCACTTGATGTTCAAAAGTATAGTATCGCGTTTGCCACGTACTTAAATCTTGATACAATCAATATCGAACATCTTCACCATGCAGCGTATATGCACGATATTGGAAAGGTATCTTTTCCTCGCGAACTTGTTGAAAAGCCTATGCACGCATTGACCCCTGAGGAATTTGATGTCGTTGCTCGTCATACCGAAATAGGCTATCGTATTTTAAACGCTGCCAGCGAGACCCAAGCTTATGCAGAAATCGTTTTAGAGCATCATGAAAATTGGAACGGCGAAGGCTATCCTAAGGGATTAAAGGGTACAGAAATCTTAATTGAAGCGCGCATTTTACATATTGTTGAAAACTATGTAACCTTTGTCAATGATTTTCAATCTGACGAAGAAGATTTTGATACTACACTCGCCTTTTTACACAAGCAAAAAGGGGCCGAACTCGACCCCCAACTTGTTGATGCCTTTATTAACTTTCTTAAACAAAACCCTCACGCATAA
- a CDS encoding ABC transporter permease codes for MDMKKLLKKRESYILFITIILWVGISSSNVNFANPTYLLELIGVNSVYFICALGVLPLMIKGNFDLSIGGIIALTSVFLSLISTSVFLPIPLVIVLGALIGSVIGMLNGSLIAKFQVSSVVVTLATMHIFYGISKFIHQKVLGQFVAGESYTIQEYNGLIESASVLVMILLTYYVLRHTRFGRSLYAFGGDRKLALQKGYVEAASTIKAHGFSGLSAGISAAIHLITFNQTSVDAYMNIEFELILIVILGGLNILGGYGTVFGTLVASLFIVILRSGLVFARIPVFWHDMMIGGIIILVIAYGVLKNRIKKRYIKVGES; via the coding sequence ATGGACATGAAAAAACTGTTAAAAAAACGGGAAAGCTATATTTTATTTATTACAATCATATTATGGGTTGGAATATCCTCGTCAAATGTTAACTTTGCCAATCCGACGTATTTATTGGAACTTATCGGGGTTAACAGTGTGTATTTTATCTGCGCACTTGGCGTGTTGCCGTTGATGATTAAAGGAAACTTTGACTTGTCTATCGGTGGTATAATAGCCTTGACCAGTGTTTTTCTCTCGCTTATTAGTACAAGTGTGTTCCTTCCGATTCCTCTAGTGATAGTTTTAGGTGCACTGATTGGAAGTGTTATAGGAATGCTTAATGGTAGCCTTATTGCAAAGTTTCAAGTTTCCTCAGTGGTTGTGACCCTTGCAACGATGCATATTTTTTATGGCATATCCAAATTTATCCATCAAAAAGTCTTGGGACAGTTTGTTGCAGGGGAAAGCTACACGATACAAGAGTATAATGGATTGATTGAAAGCGCAAGCGTCCTTGTTATGATACTACTCACATATTATGTATTGAGACACACGCGCTTTGGACGTAGTCTATATGCTTTTGGTGGTGATCGTAAGTTGGCGCTTCAAAAAGGTTATGTGGAAGCGGCATCTACAATTAAAGCCCATGGATTTAGTGGCTTAAGTGCAGGAATAAGTGCTGCCATTCACTTGATTACATTTAACCAAACAAGTGTCGATGCATATATGAACATCGAGTTTGAGCTGATTCTTATTGTTATTTTGGGTGGACTCAATATTCTTGGCGGCTATGGAACAGTGTTTGGAACGCTTGTGGCCAGTTTGTTTATCGTTATCCTTCGAAGTGGTCTGGTTTTTGCACGTATTCCGGTTTTTTGGCATGACATGATGATTGGTGGTATTATTATCTTGGTGATTGCCTATGGCGTTCTTAAAAATCGCATCAAGAAAAGATATATTAAAGTAGGTGAGTCTTAA
- a CDS encoding ECF transporter S component translates to MKKNTITNLVLAGLMLALGMVLPFLTAQIPQMGNMFLPMHFPVLLCGLICGWKYGGIVGFILPIFRSMVFSMPPMFPVAIAMAFELMTYGVVIGLVYGYLPKKIGWTYVALIVAMIAGRLVWGSVQVVLLGLSAKGAFSLQMFLSGALLNAIPGIILQLLCIPMIMTLVQKRRRIYP, encoded by the coding sequence ATGAAAAAAAATACGATAACGAATTTGGTATTAGCAGGTCTTATGCTTGCTCTTGGAATGGTTTTACCTTTTTTAACAGCGCAGATTCCACAGATGGGTAATATGTTCTTGCCGATGCATTTTCCTGTATTACTTTGTGGATTGATTTGCGGGTGGAAATACGGAGGAATCGTAGGTTTTATACTTCCTATCTTTCGTTCAATGGTCTTTAGCATGCCGCCGATGTTTCCGGTGGCGATTGCTATGGCCTTTGAATTGATGACCTATGGCGTTGTCATTGGTCTTGTCTATGGGTATCTTCCAAAAAAAATCGGATGGACATACGTGGCGCTTATTGTAGCGATGATTGCAGGACGCTTGGTGTGGGGGAGCGTTCAAGTCGTTTTGTTGGGACTATCGGCAAAAGGAGCGTTTTCATTACAGATGTTTTTAAGTGGTGCGTTGCTTAATGCGATTCCGGGGATTATATTGCAGTTGTTGTGTATTCCTATGATTATGACATTAGTACAAAAAAGACGACGGATTTATCCTTAA
- a CDS encoding C-GCAxxG-C-C family (seleno)protein, which yields MTNQVSVEKVREDAENLFREGKFYCSEAVISSIRSNFELDVPEEVIAMASGFPVGIGKSKCTCGAVSGGVLSLGLVFGRTTGSSPADPLSVKTLELANELQAHFKANHKVLCCSVLTKGMDMASGEHKSQCVAFTGEMAAKTAEIILNHWEYAREMRPLV from the coding sequence ATGACAAATCAAGTTAGTGTTGAAAAAGTAAGAGAAGATGCAGAAAATCTTTTTAGAGAAGGTAAGTTCTATTGCTCAGAGGCAGTGATTTCATCTATTCGCAGTAATTTTGAACTGGATGTACCAGAAGAAGTAATTGCCATGGCATCCGGATTTCCGGTCGGTATTGGAAAATCAAAATGTACCTGTGGTGCAGTATCCGGAGGTGTCCTTTCTTTGGGGCTTGTCTTTGGACGCACAACAGGGTCTTCGCCAGCAGATCCATTGAGTGTGAAAACACTTGAGCTTGCTAATGAACTTCAGGCTCATTTTAAAGCCAATCACAAAGTGTTATGTTGCAGTGTTCTAACAAAAGGAATGGATATGGCTAGTGGCGAACATAAAAGTCAATGTGTTGCCTTTACAGGGGAGATGGCGGCAAAAACTGCAGAAATCATTTTAAACCATTGGGAATATGCCAGAGAAATGAGGCCCTTAGTATGA
- a CDS encoding DUF2179 domain-containing protein: MSKLLLIILVQLAYVPMLTLRTISMVKNLKFFTAFFGFLEALIYIFGLSIVLSGEQSYLEMVIYSVGFTLGLIVGIYVEQKLAIGFIDVHVNINHENEAMVETLREKGFGVTVFSGKGRLGARHRLDILTQRKKEKELMDIIYDFEPEAFVISYEPKTFKGGYLTEIMKKRLRKNLNIKKAPAPDHTPLVQSVVEEITEEAQQLKNNW, from the coding sequence ATGTCAAAATTATTACTCATCATACTTGTACAACTTGCTTATGTCCCCATGCTAACCCTTCGAACCATTAGTATGGTCAAGAACCTAAAATTCTTTACCGCTTTTTTTGGCTTTTTGGAAGCCTTAATCTACATCTTCGGTCTAAGTATTGTCCTTTCTGGAGAGCAAAGCTATCTTGAAATGGTTATATACTCTGTCGGTTTCACTCTGGGTCTTATCGTTGGCATCTATGTCGAACAAAAACTTGCGATTGGGTTTATTGATGTACATGTCAATATCAACCATGAGAACGAAGCTATGGTTGAGACGCTTCGTGAAAAAGGTTTTGGCGTCACTGTTTTTTCCGGAAAAGGGCGTCTTGGTGCCAGACACCGCCTAGACATCTTAACCCAGCGTAAAAAAGAAAAAGAGTTGATGGACATTATCTATGACTTTGAACCTGAGGCATTTGTAATCTCTTATGAGCCCAAAACGTTTAAGGGCGGTTACCTCACAGAGATTATGAAAAAACGCCTGCGTAAAAATCTCAACATAAAAAAAGCACCTGCTCCAGATCATACTCCACTCGTTCAAAGTGTTGTAGAAGAAATTACTGAAGAGGCGCAACAACTAAAAAATAATTGGTAA
- a CDS encoding 3-deoxy-7-phosphoheptulonate synthase, with translation MSFKFVQNIQSPEEIKMQLPVSKAFVQAKIERDKEIQDIFRGKSDKFLMIVGPCSADNEKSVLDYIERLYKIQEQVEEKILIIPRIYTNKPRTTGEGYKGMLHQPDPLEKADMEAGIKAMRAMHVKAGELTGMSSADEMLYPDNHEYLDDILSYVAVGARSVENQQHRVTASGIDIPAGMKNPTSGDTSVMLNAIRAAQIGHNFIYRGQEVRTEGNPFAHAIMRGFVNQYGRNIPNYHFEDLKYLIEQYLERDLKYPSIIVDVNHSNSNKQFQQQPRIADAIMRNRSYDSDLKQYVKGIMVESYIEGGSQKIDGGVYGKSITDPCLSIMETQRMILNIAEKL, from the coding sequence ATGAGTTTTAAATTTGTTCAAAACATTCAATCGCCGGAAGAGATTAAGATGCAACTCCCGGTATCTAAAGCTTTTGTTCAAGCAAAGATTGAGAGAGATAAAGAAATACAAGATATATTTAGAGGCAAATCAGACAAGTTTTTAATGATTGTCGGACCATGCTCTGCAGATAATGAAAAATCAGTCTTAGATTATATTGAGCGATTATATAAAATACAAGAACAAGTAGAAGAAAAGATTCTGATTATTCCAAGAATATATACAAATAAACCACGAACAACAGGAGAAGGGTATAAAGGAATGCTTCATCAGCCAGATCCATTGGAAAAAGCGGATATGGAAGCTGGAATTAAAGCAATGCGAGCAATGCATGTAAAAGCAGGAGAGCTTACTGGTATGTCGAGTGCAGATGAGATGCTCTACCCGGATAACCATGAATATCTTGATGACATATTAAGTTATGTGGCTGTAGGCGCTCGAAGTGTAGAAAATCAACAACATAGAGTCACGGCAAGTGGCATTGATATTCCGGCAGGTATGAAAAACCCTACAAGTGGAGATACGTCCGTTATGCTCAATGCTATCAGAGCAGCTCAGATTGGACATAACTTTATCTATCGAGGTCAAGAGGTTAGAACCGAAGGGAACCCTTTTGCACATGCCATCATGCGTGGATTTGTGAATCAATATGGACGCAATATTCCAAATTACCACTTTGAGGATTTAAAATATTTGATTGAGCAGTATTTGGAGCGCGATCTTAAGTATCCAAGTATCATCGTAGATGTTAACCACTCCAATTCCAATAAACAGTTTCAACAACAGCCTCGTATTGCTGATGCAATCATGCGAAATCGAAGTTATGATTCAGATTTAAAACAATATGTCAAAGGAATCATGGTTGAAAGTTATATTGAAGGTGGAAGTCAAAAAATTGACGGTGGAGTTTATGGAAAATCGATTACTGATCCATGTTTGTCCATTATGGAAACACAACGAATGATTTTAAATATTGCTGAAAAGTTATAA